One genomic region from Amycolatopsis sp. FBCC-B4732 encodes:
- a CDS encoding LuxR C-terminal-related transcriptional regulator codes for MDEAAGSEQENKVDNDVSATEVIGKLLPERVRGLRRLSGVPVAFGGLTRHHAGRRELVLDRLDGTLGTSLRGLAVQSGRGLGGSVLRDGAARRVDDYASTVTITHDYDRVVVHEERLTSIFAVPVTVHGSVRCVLYGAVRDLRPIGDRALHAATVLAGQLQRDAEAALAPEPPPDALTELAAIVDDIPDPALRARLARVHRTLRGEAPEPANRPALAPRELDALRLVEVGATNVEIAARLGLSPETIKAYLRAAMRKLDVHTRTAAAHAARRAGVL; via the coding sequence TTGGACGAGGCAGCGGGGTCCGAACAGGAGAACAAGGTGGACAACGACGTCTCCGCGACCGAAGTGATCGGGAAACTGCTGCCCGAGCGGGTCCGTGGACTGCGGCGGCTGAGCGGCGTGCCCGTCGCTTTCGGCGGTCTCACGCGACACCACGCGGGCCGGCGGGAGCTGGTGCTCGACCGGCTGGACGGCACCCTGGGCACGTCCTTGCGCGGATTGGCCGTGCAGTCCGGCCGTGGCCTGGGCGGCAGCGTGCTGCGCGACGGCGCCGCCCGCCGGGTCGACGACTACGCCAGCACCGTGACGATCACGCACGACTACGACCGGGTCGTGGTGCACGAGGAACGCCTCACGTCGATCTTCGCCGTGCCGGTCACCGTGCACGGATCGGTCCGCTGCGTCCTCTACGGCGCGGTCCGTGACCTCCGCCCGATCGGCGATCGGGCGCTGCACGCGGCCACCGTGCTCGCCGGACAGCTCCAGCGGGACGCCGAAGCGGCGCTCGCACCCGAACCGCCGCCGGACGCGCTCACCGAACTCGCCGCGATCGTCGACGACATCCCCGATCCGGCGCTGCGGGCCCGGCTGGCCCGCGTGCACCGCACACTGCGTGGTGAAGCACCCGAGCCGGCGAACCGGCCGGCCTTGGCGCCGCGGGAACTCGACGCGCTGCGCCTGGTCGAGGTCGGCGCCACCAACGTCGAGATCGCCGCCCGGCTCGGGCTCAGCCCGGAAACGATCAAGGCCTACCTGCGCGCCGCCATGCGCAAGCTCGACGTGCACACCCGCACCGCGGCCGCCCACGCGGCCCGGCGGGCGGGTGTCCTCTAG
- a CDS encoding IS982 family transposase, with translation MTTDLKTLLTALYVIIDDHLTGRGRTNRPPKLTDAELLTLAVAQALLGFTSEARWLRFLPTRMPGAFRYLPGQSGYNRRLRAALPLVKLVMRWLAADTDLWTDTTWVVDSTPVECGRSRPTVKRSELAGWAKYGFCRSHSRWFWGLRLHLVCTPAGLPIAWAPADPKVDERQVLMAICDHEPHLLTDRPGLLIIADKGYVSRELDHYLSERGVRLIRPSYRNRQPHPGEPLLKSIRQLIESVNDTLKGQLNLEQHGGRTIEGVGVRIAQRLLALTAAIWHNRATGQPITRSLTAYDH, from the coding sequence GTGACGACAGACCTGAAAACCCTTCTCACCGCACTCTACGTCATAATCGACGACCACCTCACCGGCCGGGGCCGGACGAATAGACCGCCGAAGCTGACCGACGCGGAGCTGTTGACCCTGGCCGTAGCCCAGGCCCTGCTGGGATTCACCTCCGAGGCCCGCTGGCTACGGTTCCTGCCCACCCGGATGCCCGGCGCGTTCCGCTACCTGCCCGGCCAGTCCGGCTACAACCGCCGCCTGCGTGCCGCATTGCCGCTGGTCAAGCTCGTCATGCGCTGGCTGGCGGCCGATACCGACCTGTGGACCGACACGACCTGGGTCGTTGACTCGACCCCGGTGGAGTGCGGCCGGTCCCGGCCCACGGTGAAGCGTTCGGAGCTGGCCGGCTGGGCCAAATACGGCTTCTGCCGCTCCCACTCGCGCTGGTTCTGGGGATTGCGGCTGCACCTGGTCTGCACCCCGGCCGGACTGCCGATCGCCTGGGCGCCGGCCGATCCCAAGGTCGACGAACGGCAAGTGCTCATGGCGATCTGTGACCACGAACCCCACCTGCTCACCGACCGGCCCGGTCTGCTGATCATCGCTGACAAGGGCTACGTCTCCCGCGAACTGGACCATTACCTCAGCGAGCGCGGGGTCCGGCTGATCCGTCCGTCCTACCGCAACCGCCAGCCTCATCCCGGTGAGCCGCTGCTCAAGTCCATCCGTCAGCTCATCGAGTCGGTCAACGACACCCTCAAAGGCCAGCTCAACCTCGAACAGCACGGCGGCCGCACCATCGAGGGTGTCGGAGTCCGCATCGCCCAACGCCTCCTCGCGTTGACCGCCGCCATCTGGCACAACCGCGCCACCGGCCAGCCCATCACCCGATCACTGACCGCCTACGACCACTGA